The Spinacia oleracea cultivar Varoflay chromosome 2, BTI_SOV_V1, whole genome shotgun sequence DNA segment GAGGATGAATTCAGGAAGGAATCGGGTTTAATAAGTTTGGAGAATCTTAATTCGAGTTTGGAATTAAAGAAGGAATCATCATCTAATGATAACAATGATGATTGTTCTACAAGTAAATCCAACGAGAAAGAATCAAATTcgaattcaatttcaaattcaacgaGTAATTCGAAAaagttagggttagggtttggtGTTGAGAGAGAATCAATAATGGTGAAGAAATCTGATTTGGATTTGATGAAATCGGTTCAAGAGTCGTCGTCATCCCCCGCCGCAAAGAGGCAGAAcacgtcatcatcatcatcggaAGTGAAAATAGTGGTACATGCTTTGGCGGCTCCCCATTTTTGCCCTTGGAGAAATAAGAAAGGAGTGCTCAAAAAAGGTAGACGTGTTAAACCAATTTCATTAATTTCTTAACTATAATTTCTATTTTCATATAATTATAATCAGTGGTGTATCCATGATCTTAAAATAGAGTAGACATTTTTTAGATGACATTATATACCATATATACTGGTGTAATTCTAACCACTAAGATGCAATTGCAGTGGTGTATTTTTTATGGGTTAAATATTACttatatgaacaattttatattTTCCAGGcacatttatttgtttttgttttttttttggagggaaGGGTAGTGCAACATGGATCCTCCCCTGATTATAATTATAATCTTTGGTTTCAGAATTATTTGATTAAAACAGTGTGCTTAATTAGTTTGTACATTCGACAATTCGATCTCGTTGCATATGCGCTTTGTTGCTATGAAAAATTATCCACTTTGATTGTTACTTGTTAGCTAGTACTACGTATTAATTAAGTTTCTTAGTTAGCTTTATGTTTTGTTTCATTGATTATGTTTAACTTGGATTTACAAAtatcttttataatttttttttaatgtaattcTGTTCAATTTCTTGTGAGTGCATATGAATGGGTGGCAGCCATTCAATTTAAAGTGCAGTTTTCCGTGTCAGATTTTCAACACTCGAACTAACATGGGCAATGTATATGTATGGTTCGTATGGACACCAAATACTTGATTTTAGACCAAAATTAGGTAATGTTTGGATACCATCATTTGATTTCAAATACTTCATTTCAAATCTAGAAATTTAAATTCCAACTTTCAAATCCAAATTATATGTTTGGCAAATATGAGAATTTCAATTCCAGTATTTCAAATTCTACCTATATGTTGGGAGGTTAACTGGAATTTTTAATTTAGTTAATGGATAGTAGAAGAAAAAAACCATAATTTACAACAAATAAACCATAAACAACAATCGATTATCAACAAGATAATTTCATGCAATCctatcaaaaaaaaagttacaaaaaaatcattCAAAAATATGCAATGACGGTTAAACCTAGATTCGAAGAGAAATTCTTACTCCAAATTTGTGTCCCTCCATTCGAATTAAAAGATCACACTCACTTTAATTTCCCaaaattaattttctttttcctttaatTTACCATAACTTTTAGCCTTCAATCAATTCAACAACTAAAAATCCCCCAAACcaaaaatcaaacaacaaaTGATTGCTTCTCCTTCTTCCCGTTTGCCTTCCATTGTTGAACCTCCAATCTGATTTTTCTTCCAATTGCGTCAAATCTGTAAATTGTATCAATTGAATATTTTCTCAAACAATTATTTAGGATCTCAAAATTTGGCTTCAGCGATAGCGGCAGAGAAGAAGAAACGATGACCTTCTGTTGGTGGAGGCCGGAGGCGGATGAGCCATGGAGGGCTGGTGGCAGAGGAGAGATATTGAGTTTAAGAGAGAAGGAACTGATATTTAGGAGAGAGAGTTCAGGAGGAAGGTAAAATATCTTGCAACGACGGTCAGTAGTGAGTTAATAAACGGTGGTTGAAGTGGTGGCCATGGAGAACTAGTGGTTGAGGcggtggaggagagagaaaacttgGGCTGGTGAtgagagaaagggagagatgTGAAAGAGCACAAGATGAAGGAATTGAAATGACGGGACTTGaggttgaatttcaaattcatcaaaattaACCTATTTCTTTAATGGCTTGGATTTGGGCCAAATCCAATTACAAATTCTAGGAGTTTCCAAACAAGGTAATTGGGTCAAATTCAGAATTACAAATGAAATTCATGTTTCCAAACAGGCCATTATGGAATTTGTTTACAAAGTAGCAGAGTTGCATACTTCGACACGTACCTTGTTGAGCATGCATGCATGGATACCCGAGTCCAATTAACATAGACTGTCCATGCTTACTTTCAATCTCGTTCTTCTACAATCTTGCTAAAATTATTCTTTCTTACGTAGTAGTTGCAtgtttttattttcaaataCTTTGTTGTTGGTAATGGCACGTTTAGGTGCAACCGTTCATTTACATGTGAGTTGAAATTAATTAGATTGACTAATTACATGTAAGATTGAACTACTTAACATGTCACTAATTGATTTTAGAATAGAATCCACTAGACTTACATGTGGTCAATCTTTTTTCTTGTATAGGCTGATGGGCTTTTGTATATAACCCAGTGAGTTTATCGTAACTGTGGTAAAGGCTATCATAATTAGGTTGTAGACTTGTAAGAGCACTTTAAGGAGTGGCATCAATTACCCGAGTCGATATTACATCAGCATGCATGGCCCTCTCTCCATTTCCTTCTCCTTCTAGCTCTCTCACTAAACATCAATCTCTTTGTTAATTTAAagcaaaaaatattgttaattgCATAATTTTATTGCAAACTAGATAACATAATTTAATTGAACGTCATCAATCAATAataatacggatttttcatgaaataccccctgaatttttgcgaaattcaccaaatgcccctcgactttcagaaattcaccaaatgcccctcacatttaacttaatacccaaactacccttactaatgacgcgccgttagcctagtttcaaattcaccaaatacccctattataaTACTTATATCACCAAATACCTCTAttctaaaatataattcaccaaatacacataacttaaaattactcattttgatgctcaacggctagttAAATGTACAATAACTCTCTCCAACCTCGTCCAATTTGATTGTATGTGGATGTTGCAATGACTATATGGTAAACTGAGTTCACTGGCAGCTCAAGGTCTCTTTAAGAAAGTACAAAATACCTAATCTACACATTTCAGCTCATGAAAACAGAACCAAAAATGCCCCTTCATCAAATTTGAAGTGATGCAAACAGAATACTAAAAATATCAATACTACATAAACAATGACATGTAGTCATAAAACTGGCCAAGAAATTACCAGTACGTTTAAGAGCACCCCAGAGATTGATCTAACATACAATATGAGCTTATGTTGCAGTCTTGCAACGCTAACAAGCCGCCCTAAATTTGCCTCGCTGACCCAACAACATCAGTCTCTATAATTCTATATGGGTTAGCTATTACCTCCAATAAGAGTGCAGATTACCGTTATCTCCCGTTTACCATCTATTTATGACAACTCTCAACTTGTAGCCTTGTAAGGCTGTTCTAAACATAGTAAAACTGGCCTTACCCAATTATCTAATGCGTATTATTAGAAACATGCCGCATCCTAAACAAGGCACCTTGATCTTGACGCGAAACAAAatttatttacactaatataaacctggtccatgctaacttagcgtggacctgggcaacggagtaatttttatgggtaacctatgtaactgtcacgtgacagttattttgtaattttaaatagtaactatatgcgtattacagtaactatgtgttttaaagagtaactatgtgttttgaagagttttaatgcgatttgtgtctaacccactttatatacattttaaacttttttatttttcaaaatttcagatctacaatctgttcattctctttcattttctctctcttcattttctctctatgcttttcaaaatttagcccgaatttctaggttttgttcgattttcttcgtaattatcttataattcttatgattggatctattagatgaggaaaaattggaggaagtagtagatcaagaaggaggttcgtcgttgccgaaatcgaatcgaagaatttgtgctcgcctacaaatcttcgcaagaatttttagagatcacatctcggtttgttgttttttaacgaattttaagtctatttttaccatgaaaatatttgttgttttgaagaaattaatgtttgtgttttaccgaagtatcgttttcacttcgcgaattcgatcggtgacttcacgattttaaatagtaactatatgagtaatacagtaactatatggtttaaagaggtactatgtaattttaatggttactatatgtgtacaatagttactatattattttaatggttactatatgtgcaCAACAGTTATTATATGtctacaatagttattattttgttgagtgattcgaaatgtttgttgttttgttgaaattagggtgtttcacatagttagtatataaatgatatagtcacctttagtttatgttgcgaaatagtgtttttaatagtcactggaatgttcgttgtgtttatgttagtagtagttttcagagtaactatattttttaaaaaagttattataactttaaaacagtaactatgtgtttaaaatagtcactatattttttagaaagttattataagtttaaaacagtaactatgtgtttaagatagttattatgttatgaacagtttatagtgactttttgataaataatagttactatacgattacattatgtactatgttatttagagcatgtatttgtccgcttcttagatagtgactatatgattataatggttactatatgtgttcaatagttactatattttaataatagttactatatggtttatatagttactatatatttgatatttgtataagaaaagaatacgaagtatcaatcacatgttattccaggtcctaaagttgtactatctagtgacgaatctccaaaaatactttacaatatcatttgtataagaagaaataatgccttaaatttagaaaaaagagacaaaggctgtgaactttaagaattgatgcagcaaagcacaagaggtagaaatagtgtttgttgtttgggtgaaattagggttagtgtttcatatagttagtatataaatgatatagttacctttaatttatgttgcgaaataatgtttttaatagtcattggaatattcgttgtgtttatgttaatagtagttttagagtaactatattttttaaaaatttactataactttaaaacagtaactatgtgtttaaaatagttactatattttttagaaagttattataaatttaaaacaataattatgtgtttaagatagttactatgttaagaacagtttatagtgactttttgataaataatagttactatacgattacattatgtactatgttatttcgAGTGTATTTGTGtctgcttcttagatagtgactatatgattataatggttactatatttgtataatagttactatattataataatagtcactatatgttaagctagttgttgtgtgattataatggttactatatgtgtacaatagttactatattagttactatatgtttgaaataggtactatgtttattttatcatgatttgttatgtttattttcttcaatagttactatattatttatatagttactatattatttatatagttactatatgtttgaaatagatattatgtttattttatcatgacttgttaccatatgtttattttctttaatagttattgtacgtttcatatagttactatatttttgaaataagtactatgttagtttattatgttatgtgcatgtttttatgttattctatatttttaatgatatatttactgtattatggatagagttactatattattatcacatcaactatgtctgcaactctgtgactaaatgaccatcaataatatttataggtattatatcttgtattatagtaactatatgtttggtatagttttttgtgtatattataatgttctttttatgttctttgttgtcttctatgttattagtaataagagttactatgttatgatcacaacaactatatgatcataacaataactatatctacaaccttgctcgtatatgactatcattaatattaagagttactatatcatgtataataataactatatatttttaatagttattatcttatcattatgttcttttaatgatctttctttgtactccatgttattattaataaaagtgactatattattttgacagtaactatatgactataacaataacaataactatatatgcaattctgcaagtattttacaatcgttaattgtaagagttactatatgatgcataatagaaactacacgttttacatagttattatgttattttttcatatttaaatgttaaattattaacttagtttaaatattattgattcagaaatacaaagatgatgcactcaaaattgaaatcgtgcaaagaataaattctgcaaggaaaacaaaagcaggaggagaagaagaaaaccctgacaacaatggaaaccaagaacgtggtagaggaagcacatgatgtgttggtggaaaaaagagacgtggtccacgtggacgtgtcgattagtattttttagttcaaaaaacatttgagtttaacatggtttatttaatagatgcaaagaattagaatgtcgtagctaaaacaactaaccaagtagttaatgtattttttattattgttcaagagttataattactgttactttgatatagttactcttttatatttcagtaattatgtgatatataatagaaaaaattactatatgacctctaaaccatctatatcatattgtttatttttataatatagtaattgttttacagctaaagttatttttctatataatatagttaatctttggatagaataattgttctcatcgaaattactatattattattataattattattattattattattattattattattattattattattattattattattatttatttcatagttactattctgaaaatatagttactttacagaacctatagtttctataatttactctttttgtctgcaagaatgaatatataatagtaattgttttacagttaaaattacttttctatatgatatagttactatttggatagaatagttattcttatcattattatgttcatagttattattctggagatatagttactttacagaacctacagTTTCCATAATTACTCACTGTTAAAATTACCTAATTAACCTGGTCCATGGTAATcttatggtggaccgggtccataCAAGTGGAATTGAACAAAATTGACACAAATTTTCTCTAAAAGATACTGTAACATTTGCAAATTCCCCTGCAAAACTTTTGTTGAAGTGTAGTCATTGCTTTGATAAAACTCAAATATGATTTAGTTATCTTTGTTGGCCACCAATAATGTTAACAATGACTGGGGACCTTTGGCACCTTCAACAGAACATTTTCCCCCTGTTTTATAGTTACAAGTACGTCTGTGAAATGCCTCAATCTGACATCTCATTAAATCAACAAGGTAGTTTGGCAGTCAGAAGTGGTTGTGTTACCAAACCATCAACCTCATAAACAGGCGGTATTTAATCGCTCTCGTGTCTTTGGTTCTGTTGAGTTTCTAATCCCTAATCCTCTTACACCCTTCAACAATCTTCACATTCAAATCGAGCATAATGCTCCGAGATCGAATTCAAATACGGATGAAAATCAGCTTTATTAGAGTCCGATTCAGGTTTGGAGGCATTAATTGGGGCAAATTCGGGCAAAATCAGCTACGTCGGCGAAGACCACCACCCAAGCCACGACGAAGCGTCGCTAGAGCGAGAAGAGTGGGGATTTTTGAGAATtgcaaaaccctagaaatttgaCGAAATTCAATCTCTCTTCTCAGTGTCGTCTACTGTGATTTCGATCGAATTgcaaaaaccctagaaattcgaCGACATTGATTGCGTGATCTTGGACATGATTAGGCTGCGGATCTTTGAAAAGTGAGAGAACAAAATGGGATATTTTGCAGAAGTTTGAAGGGGGACAAAaatggaagagagagaaaattacttgttcactctctctctctctcagtTGAAGCAACTACAATGGCGATATAGATTTGGGTAGGACATGACTGCAAATGTGTTTATTAATGTCCAGAATTTTAGTTGCCTAAAAGCAAAAtaagggcaaaatagtaaaaTCATGCTAACGGCAACTTAACGTCTGTTAagtgtaagggtagtttgggtattatattaaaggtgaggggcatttggtgaatttctgaaagtcgaggggcatttggtgaatttcgtgaaaattgagaggtatttcatgaaataaccGATAATAATATAACTAGTACTACATAATTCCTTATTTGTCACGGTTTTGAACAAGAATAGTTGAATAGGTTTAGATGTATGTAACGTTATCTCTTACGTATGTAGTACACCATAATTGTTTATGTCTAATATTAACGAGTCGTTTTTTTTAAGCTAGTTtcattatatttaaataaacccAACTTATTCACAAGGATATGGGGAACAACTGATAGGACCGTAGTAGTATATCAACTACCCACAAGGATCACCTCCAAAACAATCAACCAAACAATACAACTCCAATACACCACAAATAATCCAACAACCAAATAACCTAACAATCAACCACTAATGGACAACAACTAAAATCAATTGCGGAAGaacaaaaaaatcaatcaaCACACAAGAATTATACGTAGAAAACCCCTTCAATGTGAAGAGTAAAAACCACGGGACTTGTGAGGAGTCCACCCTTGTCACCTTCTCTTATTACGATAAAATTGAGGGAAAAAGAACCCAAATCAAACATACAAAGGTTCACAACCCACCAACACTTCC contains these protein-coding regions:
- the LOC130466736 gene encoding uncharacterized protein, coding for MTPQDFLKTATTTEILGDLGEIRVEEVINLSKEWELDQFPIDSNFMRQDFDVFYEANNKNLFNKLIEDEFRKESGLISLENLNSSLELKKESSSNDNNDDCSTSKSNEKESNSNSISNSTSNSKKLGLGFGVERESIMVKKSDLDLMKSVQESSSSPAAKRQNTSSSSSEVKIVVHALAAPHFCPWRNKKGVLKKDEEKLEEVVDQEGGSSLPKSNRRICARLQIFARIFRDHISKYKDDALKIEIVQRINSARKTKAGGEEENPDNNGNQERGRGST